The Rhodospirillales bacterium genome includes the window GGGCCGCTACCGCGCCGACGGATCCGTGGTCGGAATTCCGCCGTCCAACATCCCGTTTCTCGCCCTCGGTTCCTGGGTGCTGAGCGTCGGCTGGTTCGGCTTCAATGTCATGAGCGCGCAAAAGCTCGTCGACATTTCCGGCCTCGTCGCCATGAATTCGCTGATGGCGATGGCGGGCGGCATCGTCGCGGCGCTAGTCGCCGGCCGCAACGATCCGGGCTTCGTCCACAACGGCGCGCTCGCCGGCCTGGTGGCGGTGTGCGCGGGCTCGGACGTCATGCATCCGATCGGCGCGCTCCTGACCGGCGCGGTCGCGGGCGGGTTGTTCGTCTGGGCCTTCACGCTGACCCAAAACCGGTTGAAGATCGACGACGTGCTCGGCGTGTGGCCGCTGCACGGCCTCTGCGGCACCTGGGGCGGGATCGCCTGCGGCATCTTCGGTCAGGAAGCCTTGGGCGGCATGGGCGGGGTGAGCCTCGCCGCCCAAGTGGTCGGCACCGGCGCTGGCGTCGTTTTCGCGCTCGTCGGCGGTTTCGCGGTCTATGGCGCGCTTAAGGCGGCGGTCGGCATTCGGCTCGATCCGGAAGACGAGTTCCGGGGCTCGGACCTCGCCATTCACAATGTCGGCGCCTATCCCGAGG containing:
- a CDS encoding ammonium transporter, encoding MDQLKAGSDVLFLLTGAAMVLAMHSGFAFLEVGTVRRRSQVNALVKILGDFAVSTIAYFFIGYAVAYGIDFFAGAKVLTGQAAGAGHKFGPSGYDLVKFFFLLTFAAAVPAIISGGIAERARFVPQAIATAVIVALIYPAFEGMVWGSRLGFQDWMKASFGETFHDFAGSVVVHAVGGWIALGAVLLLGARTGRYRADGSVVGIPPSNIPFLALGSWVLSVGWFGFNVMSAQKLVDISGLVAMNSLMAMAGGIVAALVAGRNDPGFVHNGALAGLVAVCAGSDVMHPIGALLTGAVAGGLFVWAFTLTQNRLKIDDVLGVWPLHGLCGTWGGIACGIFGQEALGGMGGVSLAAQVVGTGAGVVFALVGGFAVYGALKAAVGIRLDPEDEFRGSDLAIHNVGAYPEEDVSRR